A DNA window from Candidatus Saccharibacteria bacterium oral taxon 955 contains the following coding sequences:
- a CDS encoding NUDIX domain-containing protein, with protein sequence MKQLRPIARVVIIHDDQIMLVRNRNANFWYPPGGGWEFEDESLPECAKREVKEETNYDVTIDRMLWLSEFREKDMVYLESFWLGTLNSNSHEAHRQHSDSDPNGAVAEVRWFSEEELVDLTVFPASLKRFSEINLAGPDPYLA encoded by the coding sequence ATGAAACAACTCCGTCCTATCGCTCGTGTTGTCATCATACATGATGATCAAATTATGCTTGTTCGTAACCGCAATGCTAATTTTTGGTATCCGCCAGGTGGAGGCTGGGAGTTTGAGGATGAATCACTGCCAGAATGCGCAAAACGTGAAGTCAAAGAGGAGACCAATTACGACGTGACGATTGACCGTATGCTATGGTTGAGTGAGTTTCGCGAGAAGGACATGGTTTATCTAGAGTCATTTTGGCTTGGTACGCTCAACTCAAACAGCCACGAGGCGCACCGCCAACACTCCGATAGTGACCCTAACGGTGCAGTCGCAGAAGTACGTTGGTTTAGCGAGGAAGAGTTAGTAGACCTAACAGTCTTCCCCGCTTCACTCAAGCGGTTCAGTGAGATTAATCTTGCGGGTCCAGATCCGTATTTAGCTTAG
- the rpsG gene encoding 30S ribosomal protein S7 — MPRKVTKKLQRQIKPDRKYQSILVQRLINKSMLDGKKLVAERAVYNALEQAAKTLKSEDPLEVFEKCIKNISPNFEVKSRRVGGANYQIPFPIQGHRQQHFAFMWLVQAARSKSGMPYEKRLATEIIDAFNETGIAFKKKEDTHRMAEANRAFAHFARS, encoded by the coding sequence ATGCCTCGCAAAGTTACTAAAAAGCTTCAGCGTCAGATTAAGCCAGATCGCAAGTACCAGAGTATTTTGGTACAGCGCCTTATCAATAAGTCGATGCTAGATGGTAAAAAACTTGTTGCGGAGCGCGCTGTTTATAACGCGCTTGAGCAGGCTGCAAAGACTCTCAAAAGCGAAGACCCTCTTGAGGTATTTGAAAAATGTATCAAGAATATTAGCCCGAACTTCGAGGTCAAGTCTCGTCGAGTCGGCGGTGCGAACTACCAGATTCCATTCCCGATCCAGGGGCATCGCCAGCAACACTTTGCGTTTATGTGGCTGGTTCAGGCGGCTCGTTCAAAGAGCGGTATGCCGTACGAAAAGCGTCTTGCTACCGAGATTATCGATGCCTTTAATGAGACAGGAATCGCTTTCAAGAAGAAAGAAGATACTCACAGAATGGCAGAGGCAAACCGCGCTTTTGCGCACTTTGCCCGCAGTTAG
- a CDS encoding glycosyltransferase, with translation MRIGVFSDAISIPPKEGISLHVHELLRSISDDSSHEVVLFMCDRGMLDHKILESEPYTIVLIPEHDFFEISYIEMMIKRYNIQLAQTHKTYIAATVLGEACRRAEVPMVYEMHDLEKDVVPLYFTGNEAVSETKKHDEFQRQACAYASLVRVMSRYDYDYIATNWHEFDNKLFIWLPVATEATDADFCQDPDRQMLSYIGNMSYLPNAEGAQAIVDKLASRMKNNQFCFVGRGSERYGSQGIDARGMVDDLTPILRSTAIGLAPIFSGSGMKIKNLTYLKHGIPVLTTSLGAQGYPVSPAMIIEDNLERWPTIIDSLLTDRKLLASLSLEAKHLFLDNFESNHVNRQLHILYDRCLTDYGVRKRQLKKLVAQRDINPVEMYWIREYRETLSDLIDDTVVIPSSCQHLVILEGLPGSGKSSLLRALEGRLKVATVPEMVATVDMELPTPFLDHDLKKYAIARRPGITVMDRGVDSTLAVELADPESKTCSLTIEAVRRAYANGHLTKPDVVIYLRVPVDVSLARQNAWNAPLWRNRVLLESVEKYYQTRLVGQSNVIEIDATQDRGAVIEQAIEQLEERGLI, from the coding sequence ATGAGGATAGGTGTATTCTCTGACGCCATATCTATTCCTCCAAAAGAAGGAATAAGCCTCCATGTCCATGAGTTGCTTCGTTCAATTTCTGATGACTCTTCTCATGAAGTAGTGCTGTTTATGTGTGATCGTGGCATGCTTGATCACAAAATACTAGAGTCAGAGCCGTACACAATCGTTCTCATCCCTGAGCACGATTTTTTTGAAATCTCGTATATCGAAATGATGATAAAGCGCTACAATATCCAGCTAGCGCAAACACACAAGACGTATATAGCTGCTACAGTACTAGGCGAGGCTTGTCGTCGTGCCGAAGTCCCAATGGTTTACGAGATGCATGATCTTGAAAAGGATGTTGTTCCACTATACTTCACCGGAAACGAGGCCGTGTCTGAGACGAAAAAGCACGACGAGTTTCAACGACAGGCGTGTGCTTATGCCAGTCTAGTTAGGGTGATGTCACGATACGATTATGATTATATAGCTACCAACTGGCATGAATTTGATAACAAGCTGTTTATCTGGCTGCCTGTAGCCACCGAGGCAACTGATGCTGATTTTTGTCAGGACCCAGATCGCCAAATGTTGAGTTATATAGGCAACATGAGCTATTTACCAAACGCAGAAGGCGCACAGGCTATTGTCGATAAGCTTGCGTCTCGAATGAAGAATAATCAATTTTGCTTTGTCGGTCGTGGATCGGAGCGCTACGGCAGCCAGGGTATCGATGCGCGTGGTATGGTGGACGACCTGACTCCAATTTTGAGAAGTACTGCAATTGGCCTAGCACCAATTTTTAGCGGTTCTGGGATGAAGATAAAAAATCTAACATACTTAAAGCATGGGATCCCAGTATTGACGACATCTCTTGGGGCGCAGGGATATCCAGTATCACCTGCAATGATAATTGAGGACAATCTTGAGAGATGGCCGACGATTATTGATTCTCTGCTGACGGATCGAAAGCTACTGGCTAGCCTTTCATTAGAGGCGAAGCATCTTTTTCTCGATAACTTTGAGTCGAATCATGTCAATCGTCAGCTCCATATACTGTATGATAGATGTTTGACTGATTATGGTGTGAGGAAGCGCCAACTGAAAAAGCTCGTGGCCCAACGAGACATCAATCCTGTTGAGATGTACTGGATTCGTGAGTATCGTGAAACACTGTCAGACCTTATAGATGATACGGTGGTGATCCCATCGTCGTGTCAGCACCTGGTCATCCTGGAAGGTCTGCCTGGAAGCGGTAAATCCTCTTTGTTGAGGGCTTTAGAGGGCCGACTCAAGGTGGCGACGGTACCAGAGATGGTCGCGACGGTTGACATGGAACTCCCTACGCCATTTTTGGATCACGATCTCAAAAAATACGCAATAGCGCGTCGTCCTGGTATTACTGTCATGGATCGAGGGGTGGATTCTACGCTTGCTGTTGAGCTTGCTGATCCAGAATCTAAGACGTGTAGCTTGACGATTGAAGCGGTTCGTAGGGCATATGCTAATGGACATTTAACAAAGCCTGATGTTGTTATCTATCTACGAGTGCCGGTTGACGTTAGTCTAGCGCGACAAAATGCATGGAATGCCCCGCTATGGCGAAACCGCGTCTTGCTTGAATCGGTGGAAAAATATTATCAGACCCGTCTTGTAGGTCAATCGAATGTTATCGAGATTGATGCCACTCAAGATCGTGGGGCGGTTATAGAGCAGGCGATAGAACAACTAGAAGAGCGAGGCTTGATATGA
- a CDS encoding prepilin-type N-terminal cleavage/methylation domain-containing protein has product MRKNTLWARQDGFTIVEIFITMAVIVILASVAIVGYNGLRDRTADADRATTAGQLKKLIQDAVVNNGGTTTKFLDTIKSKYVESYSTVSAYRKLFNLEGLSNKVLVCSRNQARNSAMGIDASWINHLVDDLDACKHYEDGTNKKVVLSYMGPLSDGSTEDMSYRKIEIGYYSSVKKAYVKFASFTDAKIYEQSEL; this is encoded by the coding sequence ATGCGAAAAAATACTTTGTGGGCGCGCCAAGATGGCTTTACTATCGTTGAAATATTTATCACTATGGCAGTTATTGTCATCTTGGCATCAGTTGCAATAGTTGGTTACAATGGCCTTCGTGATCGCACTGCTGATGCAGATCGAGCGACTACCGCTGGGCAGCTGAAAAAACTCATCCAGGATGCAGTAGTCAATAACGGCGGAACAACTACTAAGTTTCTTGACACAATAAAGTCTAAATACGTCGAAAGTTACTCTACAGTCTCTGCCTATAGAAAATTATTTAACCTAGAGGGGCTGAGCAATAAGGTGCTTGTTTGCTCACGTAATCAGGCTAGGAACAGCGCAATGGGGATCGATGCCTCTTGGATAAATCATCTCGTAGATGATCTAGATGCGTGTAAGCATTACGAAGATGGCACAAATAAAAAGGTCGTCCTGAGCTACATGGGGCCGCTAAGCGACGGATCTACGGAAGATATGAGTTACCGAAAGATAGAGATTGGTTATTATAGTAGCGTAAAGAAAGCATACGTGAAATTTGCGTCATTTACTGACGCTAAAATTTACGAACAAAGTGAGCTCTAG
- the rpoC gene encoding DNA-directed RNA polymerase subunit beta' produces the protein MSRVVSTTGIADFDAVRLAVASPEDILKWSYGEVTKPETINYRTQKPERDGLFCERIFGPVKDINPHDSKLKGVRSREAAVDKNGELVTKSIVRRERMGHIQLAAPVAHIWFMRGTPSAMSLLLGITVRNLERIAYFATYVVLGVDAEKRDQMLADLEAETDAGRVAIKIRFEKEAEAEGADVKKLAEEQTREIEELEANYTLRKSQLDSLQKGALLNETDFRNLPEEYEELITVGMGGPALKALLDEVNLDELIVRLQEEVEGAKGQREKKLLKRLKVLEGMQAAGIKPSSLCLTVLPVIPPDLRPMVQLTGGRFATSDLNDLYRRVINRNNRLKKLIDLNAPEVIRRNEMRMLQEAVDSLIDNSAARGSRAVNATGGRRRLKSISDMLKGKQGRFRQNLLGKRVDYSGRSVIVVGPKLKINQCGLPKQMALELFKPFVISWLIRGEYAHNIRSATRLIEAGEAVVWDALDACIEGKYVLLNRAPSLHRLSIQAFQPVLVEGKAIQLHPLVASGFNADYDGDQMAVHLPLSTDAQAEARELMSAVNNLLKPADGSPVLNINQDIVLGNYYLTYDKPSAQTDTVAVFANSRDAELAYDMGKLHLQSPIRVRAKGEIRNTTLGRVFFNEILPEDFPYNNNVQNKKELKKVLAQIFDKYGAEETAKTADRMKGLAFRFATTSAVSTGMQDYLNFDEIANFVAEGDEKTAIISGQYDQGLITEDERYSLTVANWRGVDKKVEEFLKSELAHMDTSISTMVNSGARGNITNVKLASAMIGIQVDATNREIELPVRSNFKKGLSSLEAFVATRGARKGLIDTALKTADSGYLTRRLVDVSQDVFTVEDEAGDDQGFSIYRSESEMTMIEFGNRLFGRYTAEEVPGHIGADELITREIADAIDADKKITEVKIQSILSTNNLNGIPRKSYGIDMATGMLVDDAQPVGVIAAQSVGEPGTQLTLNTFHSSGVGGSDITQGLPRVEELFEARNPKGQAYMSEVTGTVDVWEDNRKYIVQVTPEAGHVERMPLEGRTVSVKAGSSVKVGDVLASAEGEAHPLVAPFDGVVDVAEDTLVIAANASAPVRYEIPGNMQLVVNAGDHVEAGDRLTIGSLNLHDLMRLKGTEATQRYIINEVLRIYAAQGQDVADKHLEIIVRQMFSRVQVEDPGDSTFVMGDIVSKASVVDANKMLVAEGKAPAQYTQLLLGITKVSIWSDSWLSAASFQDTTRVLINAATSGRADKLNGLKENVIIGRKIPVGTGAHPLDEDETTPEDEYVEDLAEIEDEISADVDLSS, from the coding sequence ATGTCACGAGTTGTATCGACGACAGGCATCGCTGATTTTGACGCGGTACGCCTCGCTGTCGCAAGCCCAGAGGATATCCTCAAGTGGAGCTACGGCGAAGTTACCAAGCCTGAAACAATCAACTATCGAACCCAAAAACCAGAGCGCGACGGTCTCTTCTGTGAAAGAATTTTTGGGCCAGTAAAAGACATCAACCCGCATGATTCAAAACTGAAAGGTGTCCGCTCTCGTGAGGCGGCTGTCGACAAGAACGGTGAACTAGTTACCAAGTCGATCGTTCGCCGCGAGCGTATGGGTCACATTCAGCTAGCTGCTCCAGTGGCACACATCTGGTTTATGCGTGGTACTCCAAGTGCAATGAGCTTGCTGCTTGGTATTACTGTCCGTAATCTCGAGCGTATTGCATACTTTGCGACCTACGTTGTGCTAGGTGTTGACGCTGAGAAGCGTGATCAGATGCTGGCGGATCTCGAGGCGGAGACTGACGCTGGTCGCGTTGCGATCAAGATTCGATTTGAGAAAGAAGCTGAGGCCGAGGGAGCGGACGTCAAGAAGCTCGCCGAGGAGCAGACTCGTGAAATCGAAGAGCTTGAAGCTAACTACACACTCAGGAAGTCACAGCTCGATAGTCTTCAAAAAGGCGCACTTCTCAATGAAACTGATTTCCGTAATCTTCCAGAAGAGTACGAGGAACTAATCACAGTTGGAATGGGCGGTCCTGCGCTCAAGGCGTTGCTCGATGAGGTTAACCTCGACGAATTGATCGTTCGTCTACAAGAAGAAGTGGAGGGCGCCAAGGGTCAGCGTGAGAAGAAGCTCCTCAAGCGTCTCAAGGTGCTAGAGGGTATGCAAGCGGCTGGTATCAAACCATCTAGCCTGTGTCTAACGGTTCTGCCAGTGATTCCGCCGGATCTTCGTCCAATGGTGCAGCTGACTGGTGGCCGTTTCGCAACCAGCGACCTAAATGACCTCTATCGACGAGTTATCAACCGTAACAATCGTCTCAAGAAGTTGATCGACCTCAACGCGCCGGAAGTTATCCGTCGTAACGAGATGCGCATGCTTCAAGAGGCAGTAGATAGCCTCATCGATAACAGTGCGGCTCGCGGCAGTCGTGCTGTTAACGCAACTGGTGGTCGCCGCCGCCTCAAGAGTATCTCAGATATGCTCAAAGGAAAGCAGGGTCGTTTCCGTCAAAACCTCCTCGGTAAGCGTGTTGACTACTCGGGTCGTTCGGTTATCGTCGTTGGTCCAAAGCTGAAAATCAATCAATGTGGTCTGCCAAAGCAGATGGCGCTCGAGCTATTCAAGCCATTTGTTATTAGCTGGCTGATTCGTGGTGAGTACGCGCACAATATCCGTAGTGCAACTCGTCTGATTGAGGCGGGTGAGGCAGTTGTCTGGGACGCGCTTGATGCATGCATCGAAGGCAAGTATGTCCTCCTCAACCGTGCGCCGTCACTTCACCGCTTGAGTATTCAGGCCTTCCAGCCTGTTCTTGTCGAGGGTAAGGCGATCCAGCTTCATCCGCTGGTAGCGTCAGGCTTTAATGCTGACTACGACGGTGACCAGATGGCAGTTCACCTACCGCTGTCGACCGATGCACAGGCGGAGGCTCGTGAGCTCATGAGTGCGGTCAATAACCTGCTCAAACCTGCTGATGGTAGCCCAGTGTTAAACATCAACCAGGACATCGTTCTTGGTAACTACTACTTGACTTACGATAAACCAAGTGCGCAGACAGATACGGTGGCCGTATTTGCCAATAGCCGTGATGCTGAGCTGGCTTACGATATGGGCAAGCTTCATCTTCAGAGCCCAATTCGAGTTCGCGCAAAAGGCGAGATTCGCAACACAACGCTTGGGCGAGTGTTCTTTAATGAGATTCTTCCAGAGGACTTCCCATACAACAACAACGTCCAAAATAAGAAAGAGCTCAAGAAGGTCCTGGCGCAAATATTTGATAAGTACGGGGCTGAAGAGACCGCAAAGACAGCGGACCGTATGAAGGGCTTGGCGTTTCGTTTCGCGACAACATCAGCTGTTTCGACCGGTATGCAGGATTACCTAAACTTTGACGAGATCGCAAACTTTGTGGCTGAAGGTGATGAAAAGACCGCAATTATTTCAGGTCAGTACGACCAGGGTCTTATCACAGAAGACGAGCGTTATAGTTTGACGGTTGCAAACTGGCGCGGTGTCGACAAGAAGGTTGAGGAGTTCCTAAAGAGCGAGTTAGCGCATATGGATACTAGTATCTCGACTATGGTTAACTCTGGTGCTCGCGGTAACATTACCAACGTAAAGTTGGCAAGTGCGATGATCGGTATCCAAGTGGATGCGACCAACCGTGAAATTGAGCTACCGGTTCGCTCAAACTTCAAGAAAGGTCTTTCGAGTCTTGAAGCCTTTGTCGCGACTCGTGGTGCGCGTAAAGGTCTGATCGATACCGCTCTCAAGACTGCTGACTCTGGCTACCTAACACGCCGTCTCGTCGACGTGAGCCAGGATGTCTTCACAGTTGAGGATGAAGCTGGTGACGACCAGGGCTTCAGTATTTACCGCTCAGAGTCAGAGATGACGATGATTGAGTTCGGTAATCGTCTATTTGGGCGCTATACTGCCGAAGAAGTTCCAGGCCACATTGGCGCTGATGAGCTGATTACTCGCGAGATTGCAGATGCGATTGACGCGGACAAGAAGATCACAGAGGTAAAGATTCAGTCAATCTTGTCAACAAACAATCTCAACGGTATTCCACGCAAGAGCTATGGTATCGACATGGCGACCGGTATGCTCGTTGACGACGCTCAGCCGGTAGGTGTCATTGCCGCACAGTCAGTCGGTGAGCCAGGTACTCAGTTGACGCTTAACACCTTCCATAGCTCTGGTGTAGGTGGTAGTGACATTACTCAGGGTCTTCCACGCGTTGAAGAGCTGTTTGAGGCGCGTAATCCAAAAGGTCAGGCCTACATGTCAGAAGTTACTGGTACGGTTGATGTCTGGGAGGATAATCGTAAATATATCGTTCAAGTCACTCCAGAGGCAGGTCATGTAGAGCGAATGCCACTTGAGGGTCGTACGGTCAGTGTAAAAGCTGGGTCAAGCGTAAAAGTTGGTGACGTACTGGCGAGCGCCGAGGGTGAGGCTCACCCGCTCGTCGCACCATTTGACGGTGTTGTCGATGTAGCTGAGGACACTTTGGTGATTGCTGCAAACGCATCTGCTCCAGTTCGCTATGAAATCCCGGGCAATATGCAACTTGTTGTAAATGCTGGAGACCATGTAGAGGCTGGCGATCGTCTGACGATCGGATCGTTGAACCTACATGACTTGATGCGACTTAAGGGCACTGAGGCGACACAGCGTTATATCATCAACGAAGTGCTCCGTATCTATGCTGCGCAGGGTCAGGATGTCGCTGACAAGCATCTTGAGATCATTGTGCGTCAGATGTTTAGTCGGGTTCAGGTTGAAGACCCAGGTGACAGTACATTCGTCATGGGCGACATCGTTTCTAAGGCGAGTGTTGTTGATGCCAATAAGATGCTTGTCGCTGAAGGCAAAGCGCCAGCGCAGTACACCCAGTTGCTGCTCGGTATAACGAAGGTTTCTATCTGGAGTGATAGCTGGCTGTCGGCTGCATCATTCCAGGATACTACTCGTGTGCTTATCAACGCAGCGACAAGTGGACGCGCCGACAAGCTCAATGGACTCAAGGAGAACGTTATTATCGGACGAAAGATTCCAGTCGGTACTGGTGCTCATCCGCTCGATGAGGACGAGACTACTCCTGAGGATGAGTACGTCGAAGATCTCGCTGAAATCGAGGACGAGATCTCGGCGGACGTCGATCTTAGCTCTTAG
- a CDS encoding NAD-dependent epimerase/dehydratase family protein: MKVLIFGGAGYVGYELVKCFLGNGDTVAIYDAFCNGDASAHDKVSALGSVTVFEGTIADKKAVRRAIEEFCPDVVYNLAALHYIPYCIQHPDEVYETNYQGLQNIIQVLRDYPQTKFIFASSASVYGSPDQQCTLDTPVDPNDIYGASKLAGEGLIKYQLSNFVIMRLFNVYGSLDPHPHLIPKVARAAVRGEDLELGAMEAKRDFVHVTDVARAFFVARNGCPGDTYIVATGETHSVKEVVDKIYQLSGSLGKVTYGTVGNMRAKDASCLSGDYSALRALGWAPMVQFDEGLRSAIDAALVEKRSVKN; encoded by the coding sequence GTGAAAGTTTTGATTTTTGGCGGTGCTGGCTATGTTGGGTATGAGCTGGTGAAATGTTTTTTGGGTAACGGCGACACTGTTGCGATATACGATGCATTTTGCAACGGAGACGCGTCGGCGCATGACAAGGTTTCGGCTCTTGGGTCGGTTACGGTTTTTGAGGGAACGATAGCTGACAAAAAAGCGGTCCGTCGGGCGATAGAAGAGTTTTGTCCCGACGTGGTTTATAATCTTGCCGCGCTACACTATATTCCGTACTGTATCCAGCATCCTGACGAAGTTTATGAGACGAACTATCAAGGACTTCAGAATATCATTCAGGTACTTCGAGATTATCCTCAGACCAAATTTATATTTGCCTCATCGGCATCTGTTTACGGCTCTCCGGATCAGCAATGTACGTTAGATACTCCAGTTGATCCTAACGACATTTATGGTGCTAGCAAGCTCGCAGGCGAAGGGCTTATTAAGTATCAATTATCAAATTTCGTCATCATGCGTCTGTTTAATGTGTATGGTAGCCTAGATCCTCATCCACACCTAATTCCAAAAGTAGCCCGAGCAGCAGTTCGTGGCGAGGATCTAGAACTCGGTGCTATGGAGGCTAAGCGAGACTTCGTCCACGTGACTGATGTAGCCCGAGCGTTCTTTGTGGCTAGAAATGGCTGCCCGGGCGATACATACATTGTTGCGACAGGAGAGACCCATAGTGTCAAGGAGGTTGTCGATAAGATTTATCAACTCTCCGGGTCATTAGGCAAGGTAACCTATGGAACGGTAGGAAATATGCGCGCAAAAGATGCATCCTGTCTAAGTGGCGACTATTCAGCCCTTAGGGCGCTTGGATGGGCTCCGATGGTACAGTTCGACGAAGGGCTGCGCTCAGCGATCGATGCAGCTCTAGTTGAAAAGAGGTCGGTAAAGAACTAA
- the rpsL gene encoding 30S ribosomal protein S12: MPTINQLVRKPRQTANKKSKSPALGRIHNALKVRYYDQDAPLKRGVCVKVTTKTPKKPNSALRKVARVRLTNGHEVWAYIGGEGHNLQEHAVVLVRGGRVPDLPGVRYHIVRGALDLQGVAKRKQGRSKYGAKKEEK; this comes from the coding sequence ATGCCAACAATTAATCAATTGGTGCGTAAGCCACGCCAGACTGCGAACAAGAAGTCAAAGTCTCCAGCGCTTGGGCGTATTCATAACGCATTAAAAGTTCGCTATTATGACCAAGATGCACCACTTAAGCGTGGTGTTTGTGTCAAAGTCACCACTAAAACTCCAAAGAAACCAAACTCAGCGCTTCGCAAAGTCGCGCGTGTTCGCCTGACTAACGGTCACGAGGTTTGGGCTTATATCGGCGGTGAGGGGCATAATCTACAGGAGCACGCTGTCGTGCTTGTTCGCGGTGGTCGTGTGCCAGACTTGCCTGGTGTTCGCTATCACATTGTTCGTGGCGCTCTCGACCTACAGGGTGTGGCTAAGCGTAAGCAGGGCCGTTCTAAGTACGGCGCTAAGAAGGAGGAGAAGTAG
- the fusA gene encoding elongation factor G: MAATNVPLKDFRNVGIIAHIDAGKTTTTEGILYRTGINHKIGEVKGDGDGATTDWMAQEKERGITITSAAVTCFWKGHKINIIDTPGHIDFTAEVERSLRVLDGAVTVFDGKMGVEAQSETVWRQANKYGVPRICFVNKINQTGGDFYKSLESIRTRLSKQAFPIHLPIGFEKDICGVVDLIDMKAYTYDDFTDHELKVGEIPADMLEKAKNARSLLVENAVEADEDLMMKFFDEGEESITVDELKSALRKRVLAGDFYLVTGGDGRGVIVEKVLDLITDYLPSPLDIDEIWGKNPKTGDEVSRKPDEKEPMAALAFKIAADPFVGKLIFIRVYSGVLTAGSYVLNTTTGEKERIGRIVRMHADKREDIDKVGAGDIAAVVGLKNTFTGNTLAELAHPIALESIEFPDPPVSIAVEPKTKADQEKMGIALQRLAEEDPTFRIHTDEETGQTIMSGMGELHLEILIDRMKREFNVEANVGEPQVAFRETIKSMAEAQGKHAKQSGGRGQYGDVWVRFEPNETGKGFEFIDEIKGGVVPQEYRPAVQKGIKEVLDGGVIAGYPVVDVKATLYDGSYHDVDSSELAFSLAGGLATREGIKKATPVLLEPVMHVEVTTPEEFMGDIIGDLNSRRGRIEAMEDLMGGAKLVKAVVPLANMFGYTSDIRSMSQGRAASTMELAHYEEVPPNVAQEIIEKRSK; the protein is encoded by the coding sequence ATGGCAGCAACAAATGTCCCCCTAAAGGACTTCCGCAACGTCGGTATCATCGCGCATATCGATGCCGGTAAAACAACTACAACTGAAGGTATTCTTTACCGTACTGGTATCAACCACAAGATTGGTGAGGTGAAAGGCGACGGAGACGGTGCAACTACCGACTGGATGGCGCAGGAGAAGGAGCGCGGTATTACTATTACGTCTGCGGCTGTTACCTGTTTCTGGAAGGGCCACAAGATCAACATCATCGATACCCCGGGTCACATTGACTTTACTGCCGAGGTCGAGCGTAGCCTGCGTGTTCTCGACGGTGCGGTGACGGTGTTTGACGGCAAAATGGGTGTTGAGGCACAGTCTGAGACCGTTTGGCGCCAGGCAAACAAGTACGGTGTGCCACGTATCTGTTTCGTTAACAAGATCAACCAAACAGGTGGTGATTTCTACAAGAGCCTCGAAAGCATTCGTACCCGCCTCTCTAAGCAGGCATTTCCGATTCATCTGCCAATTGGATTCGAAAAAGATATCTGCGGTGTCGTTGACCTTATTGATATGAAGGCATATACCTACGACGACTTTACTGATCATGAGCTAAAAGTCGGTGAGATCCCGGCTGATATGCTCGAAAAAGCCAAGAACGCTCGTTCGCTACTCGTTGAAAACGCAGTCGAAGCTGACGAAGATTTGATGATGAAGTTCTTTGATGAGGGCGAGGAGTCGATCACTGTTGATGAGCTAAAAAGTGCTCTTCGTAAGCGCGTTTTGGCTGGTGACTTCTATCTCGTTACTGGTGGTGACGGTCGTGGTGTGATTGTTGAGAAAGTTCTTGACTTGATCACCGATTATCTACCAAGCCCACTTGATATCGACGAGATCTGGGGTAAAAATCCAAAGACTGGCGACGAAGTTTCACGTAAACCGGACGAAAAAGAGCCGATGGCTGCTCTCGCTTTCAAGATCGCGGCTGACCCATTTGTTGGTAAATTGATCTTCATCCGAGTATATTCTGGTGTCTTGACGGCTGGTAGCTACGTGTTAAATACGACAACTGGTGAAAAGGAGCGTATCGGACGGATTGTTCGTATGCATGCAGATAAACGGGAGGACATCGACAAGGTCGGTGCTGGTGACATCGCTGCAGTCGTAGGTTTGAAAAATACCTTTACTGGTAATACGCTTGCCGAGTTGGCTCATCCAATTGCACTTGAATCAATTGAGTTCCCAGATCCACCGGTCAGTATCGCGGTTGAGCCAAAGACAAAAGCCGACCAGGAAAAAATGGGCATCGCTCTTCAGCGTCTCGCCGAAGAAGACCCTACATTCCGAATTCATACCGACGAAGAGACGGGTCAGACTATCATGTCTGGAATGGGTGAGCTTCATCTTGAGATTTTGATTGACCGTATGAAGCGTGAGTTTAACGTTGAAGCAAATGTCGGTGAGCCACAGGTTGCCTTCCGTGAAACGATCAAGAGTATGGCTGAAGCCCAGGGTAAGCACGCTAAGCAGTCTGGTGGTCGTGGTCAGTACGGTGATGTTTGGGTTCGATTTGAGCCAAATGAAACTGGCAAAGGCTTTGAGTTTATCGATGAGATCAAAGGTGGCGTGGTTCCTCAGGAGTACCGCCCAGCCGTTCAAAAAGGCATCAAGGAAGTGCTCGATGGTGGTGTTATCGCCGGCTATCCGGTCGTTGATGTCAAGGCGACGCTTTATGACGGAAGCTACCATGATGTTGACTCATCAGAATTAGCCTTCTCGCTCGCTGGTGGTTTGGCTACTCGCGAGGGTATCAAAAAAGCCACCCCAGTCTTGCTTGAGCCAGTTATGCATGTCGAAGTAACGACGCCAGAAGAGTTTATGGGTGATATCATTGGTGACCTGAACTCGCGACGTGGTCGTATCGAGGCTATGGAAGACCTGATGGGCGGCGCTAAGCTCGTCAAAGCCGTTGTTCCGCTCGCAAATATGTTTGGTTACACAAGCGACATTCGCAGTATGAGTCAGGGTCGTGCTGCAAGCACGATGGAGTTGGCTCACTACGAGGAGGTTCCACCAAACGTTGCACAGGAGATTATCGAGAAACGATCGAAATAG